CTTCCCAGCACCACCCCACGGCCCCTCACGGGACCAGGACCGATCCTCCCAAGCCACCCCCCGCCCCTCTGCCTGTCCGGCCCGGGTGCCTCCGCAGTGCTTTAGCAGGGAAATTGGTAAGTCACCCTCCTACGGCACAGCAGCAAGGGGGCAGAAATCATAactttggaatattttattagaaacaaATCCATCTCCGCAATTTTGGACTAGACACCCCTGAGCTTGGTGCTTTCTAACTACAGCAGCATTTAAATcaaagccagcacagcagcaccaaGTGGTAACTGGGGTGTAGCCACTGTGCAAGGGCAGAGTAGCAAGCTGTAAAAGCTGTCCTGGAAGGGACAAGCACTCTCgggcagccagcacagaaagGCTCCACCACAGCATTCCTTCACACCCATGAAGCCTCCCTGGCACCCGTTCCAGAGCTGTGTGTAAAAGAAACAAGACTGTGAAAGACAAAAGGAACTCCAAAGGAAGCCCTCCGTCAGGAGCACAGCACTAACATGtctgcttttcccagaaaaaaaatctggcttccagattaaaagtttatttcttgccgtactgcagaagcaaaagctCACACTCTCAGAGCGCTCCAGCCACTCATAGAGAAGCTTGTCAGCCTGGAACTGCGTGGAAGGCTTAGATGAAACGCTTCCAGCTGCCCGTTTGAACTCCGAGGCAGGATGCTCCTGTGAAGGAAGTTACCTGGGGACAGTGAACAGCCTCAGAAGTCCTGATCACAGGTAGCCGAGGCTCACCAAGGATTAAGGACTGAGTTCCAGTGTACCAGGTAAAGCTGAATACACCACACGAAGCAGAGAGActttaaactgaattttcccACATTCCAGATAGAAGTTCTAACACCTGTACTTCAGGCAGCATGCAGAAGTCAGGAAAGAGATGCTCTGGTATATAACCTCCCCCAAACCATCAGCAATCACAGGTCATTGACAGAACTACACTATGGAGGGTGGTGGCATGTGTATCCCCAGTAGTTACAGCCAACAGCTAAACACGCAGGTGTCCTGAAGCACGAGGACAGCCAGCTCTGAAAGAACCTGCCTTCTGAAAGCCTGGCACCAGCATGGCATAAAGAACGCAGGGAGAGTTACCGCCTGTGACCACACAGCGTAACCTGCTTCCAGAGCTGTGGTGcaaccccggctggcaacccAGCGCCACGCAGCCGCGCACGCACCTCCCACCCGGGCACGGGGGGAGAATCAAAAAGTGAGAACACTCATGCGCTGCGACAGAGGCAGTgttaatagggaaagcaaaagccaaaacgcaagcaaagcagaacagggAACTCGTTCACCCCTCCCCacggcaggcaggtgctcagccatccccaggacagcagggctccatcacatgcaACGGTGACTCGGGAAGGCAAACGCCATCGCTCCAAACgcctgcctcttcctccttcccccagctttatatactcAGCACGACATTCAgtggtacggaatatccctttggctagttggggtcagctgtcctggctgtgccccttcccagcctctcgtgcccctccagccctctcactggcgGGCCTGAGAATCTGAGAAGCCTCTGACGATACAAACACCAAttagcaacaaccaaaaccatcgGTGTGCTATCAGCACTGTTCTCataataaatccaaaacacgGCACTGCATTGCCTACTAAGAAAACtatcccagttgaaaccaggacacccagTTGCATGCCCTCCTCCGAGAACAGCTGCCTAGTGGAACGGGCAAAAACTGCAAGCATGACCCTCTGCTGTCACAACAGGAACTGCACTCCTCGCCACAACATCCAACCGCCACCCTGACTCGTTTCTTGTAAGGGGACTTTAATCCACCCGGTAGTTAAAACGTGCCCAATTTTTCAGAGCTCCTTAGCAAGTGTGTCTGGGGGGGTTAACTCTGTGCTTTTAAAGGTGCCTGTCGCTCAAGCAGCCCGCCGGAAAGGCAATAATTTAGAACAGACTATACTAGCGTTTTTACATGGAAACTTTTATTCTCATTGAGACTGTACATTCAAGTCGCACATACTTTTAAGTCTTTGATGGAGGTGGAGCATGGGATCACAACAGCCTGGTCTGTTTCAACAGTTTTAAGAGTTTATGCCTCAAAAGTAGCCAGGAAACTTGTAACTATTTCTTTCAACTTCGCTTCTGTCTGGTCAGAGATCTTCCCTTCGGTCCTGTTGAAAGAGTTTAGTTACACATCTGACACAGGAATAGATACATACATAGTCAACCCCtaagacaaaaaaccccaacatctTAACAATGAACCTTCCGATTTCTAACAAAATTAGCAGATTTAACATGTTTCCATTTGATGCATGAAGCCATACACCTGATACTAACGTAGCATCCCTTCTCCTAAAAAAGTTCGTCCTGTTTGAGAACGAAAGTTTGTCAACAAAGCTGTACGGATTTCAGCAACACTCTGCCTTCTACAGAGCTGTGCCTCAGGGGTGGAAGGCACATAATGTGATTCCTGACAGAAGTCAGGAGCAGTTTACAGGACTATGGAAATACTCAATCCCCAAAAGTccattcagcagcagggaagagagcGAGCAGCACTTAATCCACATTACTTTAACAGCTTAAAGCTGTCAAAAATACAAGAACTGAGCAGATTAAGCGATTTCAGTATCAGATTAAAAGGAAAGTATGCAAGGAAGTTCATTTTAAACATCATCTGGATTTCCTAAGTAAAAACTGCAGACATGAAGCTGAGCTCTGGACAGCAGTGCAAGGACAGCAGGAAGGGTGATTTAACCTTCAGTCCTGGTACAGGCAGCTTAAGGCTTGACGTTCTAGGTCACACTAACAGTTCAGTGACCATTACCTGCACTCCAGCCATCAAGTCAATACCCTTGGGATGAAGTAAGACCATACCTGATTGTGGAGAGGAGGGCCTGGTGCTGGCTCAGTACATGAGCTAGGAAAGCACTCTCAAATTTAGTGATTTTGCTGGGCTCCAGCTTGTCCAAGTGACCTCTTACACCAGCATAGATGACTGCAACCTGTTCCTCAATAGCCATGGGAactgcaggaaagaaagcattcatGTCACTGGTAACTCTTGCAACAGGACACGTCATTACGGCAGAGCCCTCCTTCAAAGATCAATTGCACATCTGCAACACGGCTCAACTAAGTCTGCATTTACCATGTCCACAGAACAGGCATGAGAAATGCTGCCGCAAACACCAGCCTCATTAGCACAAGAGACTGATGGGAAACACAGACCTGTTACATCTGTGATACTCACCATACTGTCCTTGTTTGAGAAGCTCTGTCAGACGCACACCGCGGTTCAGCAGCTGTTGCGTGGCAGCATCCAGATCAGACCCAAACTGAGCAAAGGCAGCTACTTCACGATACTGAGCCAATTCCAGCTTCATGGTACCTGCCACCTACAACACAAGATGCAGGTCTGACCGAATCCAACCACCTTTTAAACAAGTGTAGTAGTTTGCAGGTTATCTTCAGCTGACTGTTGTCACTATTCAGCTTTGCCTTGCATACCAGTCAAGCGAATCTCAAGAATGTGACAGATGAATAtatgaatttcagcttttgcctTTTAACATAGGCATGCTATTTCTCCCTCAAAATGGTGACAGTTGATAGTAAACCTCTCTAAATCCACATCTGGACTAAGAGCAAGTGGCTAACAGTATTCTCTATTTCTAGTTAGACTAGCACCCACTTCAGCAAACCTGAAACCTAACAGCCCTgcatcttttcccttcttccccgCCTCTCTCAGCAGGCAGTGGCATTACTAGAGATCCCCAAAGTCTGTACTAATTTCTAAGGAATCCAAAGCTTTATTCCCTCTCTATTTCACTCTTTAGAGTGAAACAGGTGAAAAAGCCTCCACACCACTCATCTCTAGTAAGAGAAGGAGCAGCACCTTCATGCTTACCTGCTTCATAGCCCTGGTCTGAGCAGCAGAACCTACACGGGACACAGACAGACCAACATTGATGGCTGGACGGATACCTTTGTAGAACAATTCAGTTTCCAAGAAAATCTGTGGGAGAAAATTATGTGTTATTATCTTGGTCAGAAGCCTGGAAGCCTCCTCAGAAACCTGCCAGTTAGTTACACAGAAGTACTGGCATGTGAAGAACTCCCACCTGTCCATCAGTGATGGAGATGACATTGGTTGGAATGTAAGCAGACACATCACCAGCCTGAGTTTCAATGACAGGCAAGGCGGTCAGAGAGCCACCTCCAAAGGAATCATTCATTTTGGCCGCTCTCTCCAGCAGGCGAGAGTGTAGGTAGAACACATCACCTGGGTAGGCTTCACGACCAGGTGGGCGACGCAGCAGCAGAGACATCTGACGATAGGCAACAGCCTGCATGGTATAAAGAAAGGTTTCAGAATTCAGTAGCTCATTTGAAATTGTGAATTTCTGAACCTGAGGTGATCTTACAACTACAAACACCAACATTAGGTTATAAGGCCTATAAACAATGTTTTCTGACCTGTTTGGATAAGTCATCATAGATGATTAACGCATGTTTTCCATTGTCTCTGAAGTATTCCCCCATGGAGCAGCCCGAATAGGGAGCCAGATACTGAAGGGGTGCTGCGTCAGATGCTGTGGCAGACACCACAATAGTATACTTCATGGCATCTGGAAAGAATTGGGAGACAAACACCACTGAGTATACTACCTCATCATGCCTGTAATCAGCAAATACAACGCACACATGAAGTACTAGTTGCTGGTACAAGCCCAGGCAGCATCACTACGTTGTTACAGGAAATGACCCCTGTACTAGATTAACATGTCCAGTAGCTCAATTAACTCAAGAAGTTTGAAAAACAAGTTCATGGCAGCTAACGTGTAACACTTGTAGACTATTCtaccatttaaaattaagtttaaacTTCCACTAAGACACAGTTTTGTTCTGGAAGTAACTCAGCCTGGAAGTCCATAGCTTCCTGGCTGCTGCAAGGCAGTGTTGTTTTATAGTcccaaattaattattttaattaaaatgtgggGATGTATTCCTGCTAGGTATGACTCTGCTTGACCAACAGGCAAGAAGTAAGGTGCCTTCTCCAGCAAGCTCTGTTGCATATGCAGCCTTGGTCAATGAGATCACTCTTTCTGAAAAGGTGCTATCATTTAATCCCTTACATTTGGGCAGTAAAGTCTCTCCACTCAATATGCAACTGCCATTCACACTGACTTGCATACATATGAAACAAACGCCAAGTCCATAAATACTTGTAGATCACAGCTTGTCATCAGGCCTGCCTGACTGCCAAGAGGAAGCTCTCAactctgctggaaaaaagaacaaaacaaaaaaccaaacacaggcTGACTTGTCCAGAAACAATTCAGCCACTTTGGAGCCTCATACTAGTCTTCTAATGTGACGCAGCAAAAAgaatggggttttttccccccaaataaCTGAAAGATTTCTTGTCCACAAAAGCAAGTAGTTCACTCAATAAGATTTTTGTCTATACTCGCAGCTAGTATTCAGCTGTAGTCACAGTAGTATTCAGCATTATCACGAGAACAGGATGTTACTAGTTGCCAGGCTCAACCACCTCCAGAAATCTGTACCTGCATCAGTGAGCCTCTTCACCAGCTGAGCAACAGTAGATCTCTTCTGGCCAATTGCAACATAGATACAGTAcagcttctttttctcatctgttcCATCGTTAAATCGTTTCTGATTGATAATTGTGTCAATTGCAATTGAAGTTTTCCTGCATAAGACGGAAGTTGGTAAGTTAAGCTGCCTGTGGTTCTCCCAACATCTACAGTTTTGTGTTCAGCGCTGTGCATCGGCATATGCCATGCGCAACTCTTTCTTTAAGGAAACATGTTTAGCTTGGGCGTTTAACTCACCCAGTCTGCCTGTCACCAATGATGAGCTCACGCTGGCCACGACCAATTGGCACCAAGCTGTCCACAGCCTTAATACCAGTCTGCATAGGTTCACGCACAGAGATTCTGGGAATGATCCCAGGGGCCTTTAAGCCAACTCTCCTACGCGTCTTAGATGTAACAGGACCCTtcaaagaggggaaaacaacTGTTGCAGTCTGTACCACAAAGCTACGGGCAGAGGCAGTAAACACCTAAGCTACACTTACCTTTCCATCAATCGGATTGCCCAGGGCATCTACAACACGGcccagcagctcttccccaaCTGGAACATCCACAATGGCACCAGTCCTCTTCACAACATCCCCTTCCTTGATCAGTCTGTCATTACCGAACACGACAACACCAACATTGTCGGGCTCCAAATTCAAGGACATACCCTAGGACAAAGATCACATTACCCtgagaaaacccaaacccacattTATGAAAATTTTGACAGTTTAATACCAATGTGATTATTCTACAGCATATAACATTTAACATAATGTACTGCAATCTTATTTGTAACAACAGTAAACATTCTGCTTTTAGGCACACTGAGTGTACACTCTTCCATACTAGTCAGAGAACCTGCCTAAGCCTTCAGCTTAGTACAGAGACTGCAGTCTACCATTTCAGTCATTTATCTCTctaaaaagaatggaaaagataAGCAGGATTCAGATGCAACACCTCTCCCTTGCCCAGGAGCTGGACAAGGGAAAAGCACTGGCTTCTTCTCTGTCTGAAGCCAGttagattattaaaaatactgaagagttGTTGCAGTACTCTCAGAATAGTCAGACAGTTTTTAACTCTAGTCTACTCTTAGGGCTGTACGAAGTCAGCTAACTGCACCCAGTTTTGAAACACAGAGGCTATTACTCAACCGTAAACAGAAAAGCCAGCctgaaaccaaagaaaacaaaatccaatgCCAGATCAGTTCTTATAGAGACAAATAAGCTCCATGTTGGCCAAGATTCAGATACAGATACTGAAAGTGAAGTGTTACAAATTCaaagaatatttgctttttgcagTATTACTTCAACCAGCTGATACATATTAAAGTTGCGATGAAGCCTGTAGAAGGTACCATACAGGTACCTCCAAGTAGTGTCATGTTCTCCTTAAAAACAGTCATCTCTATTTCCAAGCTAACCGAactgttttaatgaaagcttACCTTCAGTCCAGAAGAGAATTCAaccatttcttctgcttggACATTTCTTAGGCCGTACACACGGGCAATACCATCACCAATTGAGAGCACACGGCCAGTCTCCTCAAGTTCAGCAGAGGTGTCAGCTCCCAAAATACGTTCCTCAAGAATAGAGGATACTTCAGCAGTACCTGGAAAGACAGGTTTCAAACCAGATCTAGCACATTAAGGCACAGAATGAATTTGGTAAGCTTGTCTTGAATTCACAAGCCAAGGTACCCTTTCTCAGGTATGCCACAAGGTCTAGGCAGCAACACTCTTCCTTACATAGGATGCATCAGATAAATAACAGCTTCTGTATTCACAGACAGTAAAAGCAGCTTCAACTCATCATTACGAGCCAGCATCAATCAAAACACTGATGCCCGTTTAGttatcaatttttttcattatgtccTGTGCTATTACCAATCTCTACCTCTAGAAAGCAATCAGATTAACTAATTAGCCTTAGCTCAGAAAGAACTGACTTGCTAGCTCTGCTTGCTGAGCATTTACTTACACTGGAGGCAACAAAACACCCTGTCAACTGATGTGTAATCCAAGatccaaatatatttaaaggaGCTCCATACACTTAAGGAACAAGTTGTTCAATATAAGCTGTAAAAACACATTCACCATCTTCCTCAAACTTGTTTGGCAGCGTACCTCCaacaaatttttctttcctcagctaGGTAACAGTAATACTGTGAAACTTATTTCCCAATAGTAACTTTAATCACCCTAAACCACTTCAAACTGCATGTAAACCACTACCAAAAATACAGCTATGCAGTGCCACTGCCTCCCCTAGACACCAAGATACTGGCAGCAAAAAAGTTATCCTCAAGGACACAAGGTCAAACCCCACCAGGCCTGGGGAAGTCATCTGTCCCTCATACTCATacaaacaagaaaggaaaactggaatttgagatctattttttcaaataattctgCAGGAGTTGAAGACGTAATCAAATCCTCATGAAGCAGGTAAACTGTGTAAGCCAACTTATGTGACCACTCCTTTGGTTTGGGCATAATCGGAATAATTAGAGTGACATCTCCTGGATGTGACTATGTAACATAGTTCAGTTAAATACTATCAGTAACGTCCTCAACTGACACACTCACCCCCTCACGCTCCAAATTCCTTTTTGTCTCATGGAGCAAGTTCTTAAACCACATTTTTACATGAAGACCTTTCTCAGACTCAccagttttctgaaagcatgTTTTGGAGGCATGGATGTTTCTTGTAGCAACAAAAGCTGCACCCAGGGTGTTTCTGGAAAtctaaaataagtaattttttcagtaacagtgAGATTTTTTCAATCATTCATAAAAAAGTGTTGagataaaacactgaaatttttcatcATGAGCTTATACATTTAACGCATCTCAGTTTTGAGATGCCCCACTCACAAGTTGTAGTTATGGACCCACGTCCAGCACAACCAAAGCCAGAAGGTAAAAGAGATTGCTTTAAATTtacttgctgcatttttctgcattgcacTGATGTCACCAtcactgcactgcagcagctcccaaagCAACACCTCCGCTCCTTTGCCACTTTTGTGCTGAACACCTAAAGCTTAAGGCATGGAAGAAATCAGCGCACCCCTCACGGTTCTGCACAAGGGAGAAATATGATTGTTTCTTCCAAAGACTGTCCTTTCTAAGAAAAATCTAACTCCAAAATGTCTTTAGCTATAACTAGAACACATgcttgcagaaagaaataagaaatcttTGATAATGAAAGCATTAAAGTATTATAATCCTATATCCCAAGCAAAACTGCCAGTGCAGTCTTATGCAGCGTTAATGCTACTTCACTGACAGCCTGGGCAGGCCTCTGCTCCGTTCACCTTCACAAGGGACACCGGCCAGGAACGGATCCTGATAGATCTTTTTGCACCCTCGCTCTCCCCAcaaacacaggggaaaaagcACCTCGCTGCTCAAATCCCTAATCCTAACTGAGAATTAGCGGCTTTCAGGCATTAACCTGAACCCCAACACTGCCAATCCACACCCCCGGGGAAAGACACATCGTCCCCGAGACCACCACCCAGGAGGTGACGGGACCCTCGCCCCCTCTCCAGGAGCCGGGCCCCGCTGTCACCCAGCGCTGAGCGAGCTCCCCTCACACACGCCGCCCCAGTCTCCCGAAAGGGGGAAGCCGCGGCCCCTCAATGTCACCGCGGCCaccaagatggcggcggcggtggcgccCGCCCACCCCGCCGTTCGCCCTAGGGAGGGAAAAGCGCGCTCACCAGGCCAGCCTGCCGCGGCAGGGAGCGGGCGAGGGCGGCAGCCACACGGGCGGAGAGCATAGCGGCGGCGGCGACTAGCAGCTCCTCCAGTGAAGACTTTAAGCTGAAGGGTGGCGGCTGCCGGCCCCGCGCTCTCTCCACAAAATGGCGGCGGCGTGCTCCGCCCCTTTTGGCGGCGAGACCAcgcccgcggggcggggcgagaCCCGGAAGTGCTTCTCGCTGCTCCCCTGAGGTGTTGTGGCGCCTTACCCCGCCCTACGCCCCTGAGCCGTGAGGGAGTATGTCTCTGTGCATATGTACATATaatatagttaaaaaaaaaaaacaacttgaaaCGCggcttttagaaaaatacttcGTTGTGGTGGGTGCCCTTGAAATGGCCCTCGGCGGGCGGAAGGGGCGGAGAGCGGCGACGGGGCGTGAGGCGGAGGAAGGCAGGTGTGAGAGCCGTGGGGCAGCTTGGGGCTGGCGGGCAGGGTTAAGGGGAGCAGGGTAGGAGCGTGAGGGGCTGCGAGGCAGAGGGCGGTGGTGTGCGGCAGGTGGTGGTTGCGGGGTGTCCCTGCGGTTGTGGGAGCTGTGGGTGCTCATGCTCCGGTTTGTTAGCAGCTGCTGGTAGCAGAAGGGGGGCGTGGCGGAGAGGTGCTGGCATCTCCCCTGTGCTCTGGAAATGGGTAAAAGAGATGCTATGTGCAGCGCCTTGTTGGTTTCTGTTACTGTAGAGGAGCTTAAATTTTTTAGCCAATCTGCTGATGGTATGTCAAACTCGGGCCTCGCGGGTGCTGTCAGGTGTGACAGTGACAGGACAGCAGCACCACAAGCTGAGGACAACCTCACTGCAAGAGGCAGTCGTGCTTACCTTGTCTCTCCCTTGTCATGATCTGTCTGCCAAGCCGTAACCCTGCGGGGACAGTGCGCTTTGCAACAAGTCCCATACGTGAGATGTAGGATTTAGTCTGTGAGAGAGAAAGTGCTGTAACTCGGGCAGGCACAGTGTGATCATGTCCCTGTGGTAATCCAGAGAGGTTAGTAAAGCGTACAGCAGACCCTTCTGGGAATTGAAAAGGTTACATGAAAAATCCTCAAGCCTTTTGGCATGTGTTGCATCCAACATGATGCTTCAGCAACTTTTTGATACCAGTGATAATCAGAATTCCAATGCATAACCTTAGTATGCATGTAACCTTAGTATAATTCTTGGATTGTAACCAAGAAGCCTTTACATCAGTATAATTATTAGATCGTGATTGAGAAGACCTGGTGTTGTATGGACGAGACTTATGATCCAACTTGAAAGGAACATCtaggatgaaagaaaagaactgatCGAATCTCATGGAAGCCTAGCAGGTTTTGCCAAGAAACATCATAAAAGGACCGAGATGACCAGGTCATGAAGTCTTTAGAAGCCAACAATGTCTCGGTGGTGGCAAAAGCAGCCCTTTGACTCAAATAAGAAAACTACTCATATGTAAAAGAAGGAGGGACTAATGTAAATGAATTCTAAGGAATATTCAAATATGTATGGATTTGTGGAAATGTAATGCAGATGTATAATTATACAGAATATAATGGACAtgtgttggggtctgcagcgggtctgcagacaagttagttgacctcaaagacttagccgtgtacctttaagacagccacaaattgtcaggtatgtaaacagggtgcgaagaatcggaacttagaaccgcagcatacggacacctacagcaacagcaaatagctagcaagaagaaggacacaaaaacctatcagggtctaacacctgcactgtctaagatatataaatagtctgtataaacaataaaggccattttgtccaaacccagccacgcagacatagtgtttaagtccgcctcgacttgcgtcaccacagACATGTATTTGAGAACAAGGTGAACACGTATCCCCATGCTCCCAGCACCATAATAAAGAGTGCCTGCTTTCTAAACTTCAAAAAAACTCTTGGAAAGTTCGTTCAACTGATCTTTCGGTAACAGTTTCTCATGCTGGTTATTTCAGTAATGGCTTCAAATTCTGTaaaactgcctgaaaaaaacctcacattGGTTTAAATAACCCATTTAAGTCTTGTGcatttgtgctgtttttctgtgttgctaaGGAAAGGTGGTTCCCTGATAATTGTTTAAAGGTTTTGACTCAGAACATGGGTTTTATAGTGTATTTTCTAATCGGAAACAGAGCTTTTGTGTGAATTTATGTAAGGAGTCGTATACAAGCTGctaaaatttcaatttttaccctttaacttaaaaatatgaCTTAATCCATTTTGATGAAGGGCTTTATATGACTAATTTACCTCATGATACACAGGAAACAGAATCTtgtcagaaaaaacaaatccccTCAAATTATTATATTGATTCAAGacactttttcttaaaagtgtTGGGTATAGGGGAACAGaaaattctttcaaaacatttagAGCCTTTAAATCCGCTTCGTTAAAGGCTTTCAGTGCAGCTAGTGAACTGAACtgatgttattttattattattactcgtattttctctgtttccagaACTCGGAGCAAGGGAGCCGGCCCGCGCTCCGCACCGCAAGTCCCATGAGGCGCTGCGGCGCGCAGGGGAAGCCGGGATACAGGCGGGAGGCTCGAGGCCGCCAtggaggagaagctgcagcGGGTaacggcggggccgggctgcggctCTCAGGGAGCGGAGTTTTCTCGAGGTGTCGATGGTCCTATCTGGGGCCGCCTGCGGCTGCGCCTGGCAGCCACTCGCCTGCCCGGGGGCCGCTCCCGGCGGCGCAGAGCATcgcgggggggcgcgggccggGTGCCGTGCCGTGGCGGGCGGGCTGCCGGCTCTCGGGGCAGCTCGCGGTCCTGGCACACAAGGCACCCGGGTGGCTGCGCTGAGGGTTTGCCCAGGCAGTTGTTGCTCTGGATCTGGTGTGCGCAGCTTAAGAGTAGAAACGAGCCCCTGTCCGTTTGCCTGGCCCATTAAGCGCTGGGGGATGGGCGAGATGTGGTCGCTGGGTGGGTTTTGCAGCTGTTTCCTTGCGTCATCCTCTGCTATCTACCAGATAACTGCCTGAGCTCGCTGACTTTAAGCTCACAGCTGGTTTAAGATCCTAAGTTATGAAGCTCTTGGGTGCCTGAAGTTTCAGGGTTTCAACACTTTCTCACTGGAGAGAGTGGCAGCAAGATGGAATTCATCCTTGTCTGCAGACTTGGTTTTCTTGCAGTGTTACAGTTTTTGCCTACACGTAATTAGTGCTGTTTGCTTCTAAGGGCTTGATGCTTTTCTCCTCAGAATAGTTCAGGGTGATGTTTGCTGTGTGCAGTGTATGTAGTTGAGATGCTGCTACAGTGGAAGCATAAAGAAACATGCTAGAaggaaatatcttttaaaattataaggCTGGGTCCTTTTCCAGCAGGTTGCCTAGGCAGCCTTAGGCAAGAATTTATGTTTCCTTAGTGTTGAACTTCCATGTGTTCAGTTATTACCAGTTATAATCTTTCATTGCCACCTAAGAGCACTGTGTTAAT
The Falco rusticolus isolate bFalRus1 chromosome Z, bFalRus1.pri, whole genome shotgun sequence DNA segment above includes these coding regions:
- the ATP5F1A gene encoding ATP synthase subunit alpha, mitochondrial, yielding MLSARVAAALARSLPRQAGLISRNTLGAAFVATRNIHASKTCFQKTGTAEVSSILEERILGADTSAELEETGRVLSIGDGIARVYGLRNVQAEEMVEFSSGLKGMSLNLEPDNVGVVVFGNDRLIKEGDVVKRTGAIVDVPVGEELLGRVVDALGNPIDGKGPVTSKTRRRVGLKAPGIIPRISVREPMQTGIKAVDSLVPIGRGQRELIIGDRQTGKTSIAIDTIINQKRFNDGTDEKKKLYCIYVAIGQKRSTVAQLVKRLTDADAMKYTIVVSATASDAAPLQYLAPYSGCSMGEYFRDNGKHALIIYDDLSKQAVAYRQMSLLLRRPPGREAYPGDVFYLHSRLLERAAKMNDSFGGGSLTALPVIETQAGDVSAYIPTNVISITDGQIFLETELFYKGIRPAINVGLSVSRVGSAAQTRAMKQVAGTMKLELAQYREVAAFAQFGSDLDAATQQLLNRGVRLTELLKQGQYVPMAIEEQVAVIYAGVRGHLDKLEPSKITKFESAFLAHVLSQHQALLSTIRTEGKISDQTEAKLKEIVTSFLATFEA